The DNA segment CGGCGGCCAGGTGTTCGCGGCGAACTTGCTGTTCGTCGTAGACATTCAACTGAGTGATGTCGCGCGGCAGGAAGATATCTTTCATCCAGTCGATGAACACGCGAACTTTGCGGTCGAGGCCTGGCATCTTTTCGACGTAAATTACCCGCCACATAATCCAGGCAAAGAAGCCAGAGAAGGTGAAGCCAAACACTTCCGCGATGGCCCGGCGGCCACCAAGCGAAGCGAGCTTGCCCAGCCCGGCGAACTTGAAATGACGACGCGGTTGATTGCGGATGGTCGCCAAAATGTTCTCGGCACAAATCGTCGCCTGGCGGACGGCATACTGTGCTGTGGGCGGGCTGGTGTAACCTTCGCCACTGGGAACCGCCGCACAGTCGCCTAAACTCCAAACGCCTGGGTGGCTGGGTGATTCCAACTCATCCGAGACGACAATTCGACCTTTTTCACACTTCAGCGGGGTGTTTTGTATAACCCCATGCGGCTCGGTTGGTACCGTGGCAACCACGGTCCGCGAACCGATCACTTCCAACTCCTTGTTAGCCTTGTTCATTACGATAGCGCGATCCGCCGAGACCTCGTGCAAGCGATGGTCGAGCACGATCTGAATGCCACGCTTACGCAACAGCTTATCGGCGTAATTGGCAAGATTCTCTTTCATCTCAGGCAGAATACGATCGGCACTTTGAACCAAAATCAATCGCAGATCGGTTTCGCTGATGTTGGGAAACGCCCGGACTGCCTTGCGAAGGAAGTCTTCCATTTCCGCAATGCATTCCACCCCAGAAAAACCACCACCGGCCACCGTGAAGGTAAGCAGCCGCTGACGTTCTTCAGGGTCGTGGCAAACACTGGCCTCTTCCAACATTTGCACCACATGGTTTCGTAAACGGAGCGCATCTCCCAGATACTTGAACGGGATCGCATGCTCGTACAAACCAGGCACCATCCCATGGGCCAACGTGTTGCCCAGCGCGATCACCAAGTGATCGTACTTCAGCGTCTCAGTTCTGGGGACGCGGCCCGGAGCGAGTTGGATGGTTTTGTTTTCAACGTCGATCTTTTCGATATGACGTACATACAGAACTACACCAGGGGCGATTCGCCGGATCGGGCTAATCACGTGCAGCTGTTCAACAGCCCCAGAAACCACTTCCGGTAACAGGGGTTGAAACGTGATGTAATTCTCTTCGCTGACCAGGACAACTTCGATGTCGGCCTCGTGCTTGGAAATCCGATTAATGCGTCGCATCAGCTCGCTTGCTGTATAAACGCCACCAAATCCGCCGCCGAGAATTACTATGCGTTGTTTTTCCATCGCCATTTCCATGCCAGGTCAAAACCGCTGAAAACGAAAACTCCGATCATCGTGCTACCCATTGTAGCCGTTTTCGCCATGCGGATCGATTTCGCTTCTTGCCTCGCCTACCTTGGCTTTTTAAAGTAGGTTCTCTATTGAGGATTGCGTTACCAATCGAACAAGGGCAACCAACGGAAGCTCCGCAATTCGGTGATAATACGCTTGGATCAATTTTAGATTACGTGCGCAGACGTCCATACCTTCACTTCTGGGAAAGCTTACCCCACCTTTTCTGTTGTGCCCCTCCTTGGCCGGCAGTCTTCACCGGAAACTTGCATGAAAATTCGCCTTCTGATGCCTGCGGTCGATTCTGCCAGCCCGCTGCAATTTACGGTCTCGATGCTGATCGACGACCATATCGCAATCGACACCGGCGGCCTCCCTTACCTTGGCTCGATCGCAGCTCAGCGGCAGGTCGAACACGTCTTTCTGACCCATTCGCACATTGACCATGTCGGCGG comes from the Bremerella cremea genome and includes:
- a CDS encoding FAD-dependent oxidoreductase, with the protein product MEKQRIVILGGGFGGVYTASELMRRINRISKHEADIEVVLVSEENYITFQPLLPEVVSGAVEQLHVISPIRRIAPGVVLYVRHIEKIDVENKTIQLAPGRVPRTETLKYDHLVIALGNTLAHGMVPGLYEHAIPFKYLGDALRLRNHVVQMLEEASVCHDPEERQRLLTFTVAGGGFSGVECIAEMEDFLRKAVRAFPNISETDLRLILVQSADRILPEMKENLANYADKLLRKRGIQIVLDHRLHEVSADRAIVMNKANKELEVIGSRTVVATVPTEPHGVIQNTPLKCEKGRIVVSDELESPSHPGVWSLGDCAAVPSGEGYTSPPTAQYAVRQATICAENILATIRNQPRRHFKFAGLGKLASLGGRRAIAEVFGFTFSGFFAWIMWRVIYVEKMPGLDRKVRVFIDWMKDIFLPRDITQLNVYDEQQVRREHLAAGQTLFHQGDFGDRLYFVVDGEVEVEVDGKVVATTGKGDVIGEMALLAHKGRSATVRAVKPTDLVSLSSDAFDQIIKYVPGAADAMNKIHQERIEKVHADQAANGAATE